One window of Mangrovibacterium diazotrophicum genomic DNA carries:
- a CDS encoding relaxase/mobilization nuclease domain-containing protein yields the protein MIGKAKSISHVSNAIDYARLKMKAVEVSRNLVANNSGKEIAREFRIFQNLNNRCHRNSFSFVLSPAIEDGLKLTNSEFGQLSVEFLKHMQLENHQYIAYLHRDREHAHLHIFVNRVNERGRAYKDNYIGKKTQRLADRIALEHQLISAKQVQLAKEDRRKEKVLSAHDTALKTRPKSIADYTSVMRACGIEVLPKFASNGKLVGASFKMDDSSIKASAVHRSLSAANLQKLFNKNQYSFKLKR from the coding sequence ATGATTGGTAAAGCAAAGAGTATATCACACGTGTCCAACGCCATTGATTACGCCCGCCTAAAAATGAAAGCGGTCGAAGTCTCCCGAAATCTTGTAGCAAACAACAGTGGCAAAGAGATAGCCCGGGAGTTTCGCATATTTCAAAACCTGAACAACCGCTGCCACCGGAATTCATTCTCTTTTGTCCTGAGTCCGGCAATCGAAGATGGACTGAAGCTGACCAACTCCGAGTTTGGTCAACTATCTGTTGAATTTCTAAAACACATGCAGCTGGAAAACCATCAGTATATAGCCTACCTTCATCGGGACCGGGAACACGCCCATCTTCACATTTTCGTAAACCGGGTGAATGAACGCGGGCGTGCTTACAAAGACAATTACATTGGGAAGAAGACTCAGCGCCTGGCAGACCGTATTGCGCTCGAGCATCAACTCATCTCGGCCAAACAGGTTCAACTGGCAAAAGAAGACCGGCGAAAAGAAAAAGTATTATCAGCTCACGATACAGCATTGAAAACGCGTCCGAAAAGTATCGCCGACTATACCTCTGTGATGCGGGCCTGCGGGATCGAGGTCCTTCCGAAATTCGCATCAAACGGCAAATTAGTGGGAGCCAGTTTCAAGATGGATGATTCTTCAATCAAAGCCAGTGCAGTGCATCGGTCACTAAGCGCTGCTAACCTTCAAAAGCTATTCAACAAAAATCAATACAGTTTCAAATTAAAACGTTAA
- a CDS encoding plasmid mobilization protein gives MPRRKQLPTRTSYVSFRVSGIEKKAIELAAKRVNLSTSSFARKAVFDKKVTLRFSPEELQAYQDLHKFHRNFKSISNLIKSDRFNKNDRILEDLEFVITQLNEHLKRFEQ, from the coding sequence ATGCCACGAAGAAAACAACTCCCTACTCGTACGTCGTATGTTTCCTTTCGCGTAAGCGGAATCGAAAAGAAGGCGATTGAACTTGCCGCAAAGCGCGTCAATCTCAGCACCAGCAGCTTTGCCCGCAAGGCTGTTTTTGACAAGAAGGTCACTTTACGCTTTTCGCCCGAAGAGCTCCAAGCCTACCAGGACCTTCATAAATTTCACCGCAACTTTAAATCAATTTCCAATTTGATTAAAAGTGACCGGTTCAACAAAAATGACAGAATCCTGGAAGATCTGGAGTTTGTCATCACGCAGCTAAATGAACACCTCAAACGATTTGAACAATGA
- a CDS encoding VapE domain-containing protein translates to MTTNENNLYRVENPKKKTIYDYVSDYLFEKYDIRYNQISQDYQISLKDGREWYDLNTNSLLIELAKCGIDASPGKLEILIKSELIEKYNPILEYFTSLPKWDGTDYIKKHCSYVPTYEPQAFEYHFKKWIVRAVKCALEPTYFNKQAFIISHKGQSSGKSTWCRFLCPSTLYPYMAEDISGDKDARIQLCRNFLFNLDELAVLSKKDVNALKAFFSKTFINERLPYDRKNTNLPRICSFIGSTNMSSFLNDETGSVRWLCFELKDRIDFAYSKEMDINQVWAQAYHLAYFSPDFYPELTVQDISENEVRNQKYMRLTTEQELIAKYYEKAVEFEEFRTASDIVMELNCLNVRLNHINIGKALSGFNFQRVKHSKRQVWGYLAKPNSDLGP, encoded by the coding sequence ATGACAACAAATGAGAACAACCTTTATCGGGTTGAGAACCCCAAAAAGAAGACAATCTACGACTACGTTAGTGACTATCTGTTTGAGAAATACGACATCCGCTACAATCAGATTTCTCAGGACTACCAGATTTCATTGAAAGACGGTCGTGAATGGTATGATCTTAACACAAACTCCCTACTTATAGAACTCGCGAAATGTGGAATAGATGCCAGTCCTGGAAAATTAGAAATTCTGATCAAATCAGAATTAATTGAGAAGTACAATCCCATTCTGGAATACTTCACTTCCCTCCCGAAGTGGGATGGGACTGATTACATCAAAAAACATTGTTCGTATGTGCCAACCTACGAGCCTCAAGCCTTCGAATATCATTTCAAAAAGTGGATCGTGCGAGCGGTAAAGTGCGCTCTCGAACCAACTTATTTCAACAAGCAAGCTTTTATCATCAGTCATAAAGGCCAGAGTTCAGGAAAATCGACATGGTGTCGTTTCCTCTGCCCATCCACCCTCTATCCCTATATGGCCGAAGACATCAGCGGCGATAAAGATGCTCGGATACAGTTATGCCGCAACTTTCTATTCAATCTTGACGAGCTTGCAGTACTTTCTAAAAAAGACGTAAATGCCCTGAAAGCTTTTTTTTCGAAGACGTTCATCAATGAACGTCTTCCATATGACCGGAAGAACACTAACCTACCGCGGATCTGCTCTTTTATTGGCTCCACTAACATGAGTTCTTTTTTGAATGATGAGACCGGTTCTGTCAGGTGGCTATGTTTTGAGCTGAAAGACAGGATTGACTTTGCCTATTCAAAAGAAATGGATATTAACCAGGTTTGGGCGCAGGCATATCATCTGGCTTACTTTTCACCTGATTTTTACCCGGAGTTAACTGTTCAAGACATTTCAGAGAACGAGGTTCGGAATCAAAAGTACATGCGATTGACAACAGAACAGGAGTTAATTGCCAAATATTACGAAAAGGCCGTGGAATTCGAAGAATTCCGTACAGCCTCAGATATCGTTATGGAGTTAAACTGTTTAAATGTTAGGCTGAATCACATCAACATCGGCAAAGCGCTATCCGGGTTCAATTTCCAACGGGTTAAACATTCCAAACGTCAGGTATGGGGCTATCTAGCGAAACCAAACTCCGATTTGGGCCCTTGA
- a CDS encoding helix-turn-helix transcriptional regulator — protein sequence MDDLKLSERLERIERILFKATKKVLNFDEACDYTGISRSYMYKLTSSRVIPHSKPTGKIIFFDREKLDEWLLKRPTLTMEDIERQAPNYILNNKKKKA from the coding sequence ATGGACGATTTAAAATTATCAGAACGCCTGGAACGAATAGAACGTATTTTATTCAAGGCAACAAAAAAGGTGCTCAACTTTGATGAAGCTTGTGATTACACAGGTATATCACGCAGTTACATGTACAAGTTAACCAGTTCACGCGTCATTCCTCATTCCAAACCAACCGGGAAAATAATCTTCTTTGATCGCGAAAAGCTGGACGAATGGTTGCTCAAACGTCCTACGCTTACTATGGAGGACATAGAGCGGCAAGCTCCGAATTACATCCTTAATAATAAAAAGAAGAAAGCGTAA
- a CDS encoding tail fiber domain-containing protein → MKKLILTVLPCLFFASLYAQIKVVTDGSLEVNTYGTVHVSQTITTGDASGFDFNTASTIPGFLFEQDRSESSGFYCDGDIVAIYSPGDRDRLLRMYDSDAGMVEKWYLDGNGNAYTISDERSKKNITDIQNSLSLLITLKAKKYNYIGNDKEKYGKAEENKFDSSQKQYYGFLAQDVEKVFPNVVSEDEDGNKFVCYTQLIPVIIEGVQEQQETIDQQQEEIDLLKAQVEDLATKLSALISAK, encoded by the coding sequence ATGAAAAAGCTTATTTTAACAGTACTGCCATGTTTGTTTTTTGCGAGCCTTTATGCCCAAATAAAAGTGGTAACAGATGGTTCGCTGGAAGTAAACACGTATGGTACAGTGCATGTCTCTCAAACAATAACTACTGGCGATGCAAGTGGTTTTGATTTTAATACAGCATCGACGATTCCTGGATTCTTGTTCGAACAAGACAGGTCGGAAAGCTCCGGTTTCTATTGTGACGGAGATATTGTTGCAATATATAGCCCGGGTGATCGTGACCGGTTATTGAGAATGTATGATTCTGACGCAGGAATGGTTGAAAAATGGTATCTCGATGGAAATGGCAACGCTTACACGATAAGTGATGAGCGATCAAAAAAGAATATCACTGATATTCAAAACAGCCTGTCTCTGCTAATAACACTTAAAGCCAAGAAATACAATTACATCGGAAATGACAAAGAAAAGTATGGTAAAGCTGAAGAGAATAAATTTGATTCGTCGCAAAAGCAATACTATGGATTCTTAGCTCAAGACGTGGAAAAAGTATTTCCGAATGTTGTTTCGGAAGATGAAGATGGTAACAAGTTCGTTTGCTATACCCAATTAATCCCGGTAATAATAGAAGGCGTTCAAGAACAGCAGGAAACAATCGATCAACAGCAAGAAGAAATAGACTTATTAAAAGCTCAAGTAGAAGATCTCGCCACCAAATTGTCAGCCTTAATTTCAGCTAAATAA
- a CDS encoding T9SS type A sorting domain-containing protein, with product MKHLILSVSILGLVIFAGTNEVSAQSKIYFEYDGSGNRELRTITLNKSATINSEKQEEEIVIEDQLENQAILIYPNPTKGILRIDIAELNGINMVVGIYDSNGRLLINQSLKENTSQFDLSAYPSGLYFLIIKSNDEKREWKIIKE from the coding sequence ATGAAACACCTGATATTAAGTGTGTCCATATTGGGCCTCGTAATCTTTGCGGGAACAAATGAAGTAAGTGCTCAAAGCAAAATTTATTTTGAGTATGATGGCTCCGGTAATCGTGAACTTAGAACCATCACTTTAAATAAAAGTGCTACGATCAATTCCGAAAAACAGGAAGAAGAAATTGTAATTGAAGATCAGTTAGAGAATCAAGCAATTCTCATTTACCCTAATCCGACAAAAGGAATACTTCGCATCGATATAGCAGAACTCAATGGTATTAACATGGTCGTCGGGATTTATGATTCGAATGGACGCTTGTTAATAAACCAATCCCTGAAAGAAAATACTAGCCAATTTGATCTATCTGCTTATCCTTCCGGATTGTATTTTCTGATAATTAAATCTAACGATGAAAAGAGAGAGTGGAAAATTATCAAGGAATAA
- a CDS encoding FG-GAP-like repeat-containing protein, with protein sequence MKQLYLTSIIFLVTYLFCGAQSANVVLSSSESGVQVHQATNSIQFSTGYSYSPDGGTMIAEILQAPDLPDISGSVTYNSTPIDPDTYGIDTSLPLSAFCGNLSINGAASYTVPIEAPKGLNGIQPDINLNYSGSLSDGLAGIGWNIGGLSEISLIAPDYYHDGITAFSNNYLQYKYELDGGRLILTDGDFGTSGSSYQPEIDNSLLVEAVGSSGIGPQSFIAYSKEGLIYEYGATSDSRLMLDGSSIMVWKLSKITDRQGNYISFEYFTTEQELPIKKIEYGGNTNAGSDCSFKIYFSYKSRGKTYRFIRANTPIDRTVLLDQIEVLRNGVRYRRYTCSYTNTANMPILERVDKYSSSNVQLNPIVFSYSAGSSQMEISSIYSNSTKKRIFQGDINGDGRTDIVTLPTLDDTSLNPVLTVYLGTASGTLQYGWQMNIYDNFTECYITDLNADGKSDLLLIRYEVDEYVVYPYLSSGTSFAMPSGTSYWSIEGNYDQHKVVDFNGDGIKEILYYTSAAGSYFLYSYLGEQVVPPSIKSATGIAVEGDANEFDYYNIDFDGDGCTDILVVSDTGYSIYQFKGEDGKPILTDSGNDITNEDNICVGDFNGDGLTDLILSSRDSSPGWTYIYYTKNGLKGKLVSGLPSSINMTRTVTRCESCDINGDGKTDLIFWNNSKKIFVGLNLGNGYEYSWTEYTSPVSFDMAEVSQSVPLYYAVGDYDGNGRDDFLYSKPGSEQCFSFESVIPENFLTTIIDGTGIESRITYKPMTDQSVYSSSWSSSTTYPIYDYRSGIPLVRQVEISNGVGGTNVKYYRYFAAKMHSQGKGFLGFSATTITDSATGMRTENYFQFDSNFFLPTIDKCYLYYGEDDDPINYTTYVWDVVDLGNNRCFPYISSSVFVDNLTGLSTSESCLYEKPNSTSKYLVLTENTKGYGSGNYVETEYSYDNDLESNWLIGRPTNITTTSVRGADTQITTLARSYFSTNNLPDVDSYNSGDESAWELDRDYDVFGNITKEKISTANLTTKTTEYIFDAQNGIELDSIVDPLGRKTSFTYFPATGLVKLEMDPYGNSKSYCYNNADKLSFVEPSNGIVTNYSYSLDVSDGPTYASYYIEQNGNDGSYGKTWYDLLGREIRKETKNFAGYLVKADRSYNSKGLVTSISEPSTGTPSKWTSIQYDKYGRIQTKTPYFGAASSYSYVGATTKETVNGRLYTTLSDAAGLVTKRTDPAGSVAYSYFGNGTLESTKVLNTVVTSFSYDKNGNRKTIDDPSAGLLQNTWYGTGQLHTTTNADGEVTTNVYLANGLLDYYIDSGGRKVDYSYNSDQLVSNITITETGRPTVSQSYTYETGRVKTITESIESVTNIITYDYDDKGRLWKKYYNGTTDYEQYFYNTYGYLYLIQFNGSTVWRLTSMDVYGRELAATIGSTSATWGYDANNMLSQIKATGVQQYDYNFDASTGNLNSRANTVNSLSETFGYDSSGLDRLTTVTGSIAQTIGYNTNGNILNKSDAGTTYAYDETPYAVSSIENYQNISTTDQVIDYYSFEKVKKITEGNLTADFEYNANNQRIRMVLKNNGTETKTRWYFAGNVEREKIGSTTYDYIWIGGDAYTAVAVAKRTGTGAWTVYNIFRDHLGTITHLKTGSTITEYSFDAWGRRRDKDDWTYTLTSEPTLFADRGFTAHEYLEDFKLYNMNGRMYDPVVGRFLNPDPAVQAPGFTQSFNRYSYCLNNPLKFTDPSGNKWKWKWLNPMHWFSEGMQWVNDNTEGVRNKMSDIGIPDFSVGTSINMAGNVNFNGSYRGQEVFNSENVDRSNAVQVVNQAINQTRQTYGQEWWEASNGGITSSSVVLPTISSAASVNINSINLNRGRYIFSNTVYAPSTYIVRTPLFNMEVSAKLMNRTGKVLKWGNRIMSAYTAFNTVSDPQLSNFEKTTEITSQGLSTFLPGYYGVAWNVGWEGGRSIVNTSAYQYWKRDFLYNIGIIYTIPLEFRRSAIEIE encoded by the coding sequence ATGAAACAGCTATACCTCACTTCAATAATATTCCTGGTGACCTACCTTTTCTGCGGTGCTCAATCTGCCAATGTTGTTCTGAGCAGTTCGGAAAGTGGAGTTCAAGTCCACCAGGCAACCAATAGTATCCAATTTTCTACAGGATATTCTTACAGTCCTGATGGAGGAACTATGATTGCTGAAATTCTGCAAGCACCGGATTTGCCAGATATTTCGGGGAGCGTAACATATAACTCGACTCCCATCGACCCTGATACCTATGGTATTGATACCAGTTTGCCTTTATCAGCCTTTTGTGGAAATTTATCGATAAATGGTGCAGCCAGTTACACTGTCCCTATCGAGGCTCCCAAAGGGTTGAATGGAATACAGCCAGATATTAATCTAAATTATTCGGGTTCTTTATCAGATGGCTTAGCTGGTATCGGATGGAACATCGGAGGTTTATCAGAGATAAGCCTTATAGCTCCAGATTACTATCATGACGGAATTACAGCCTTTTCAAATAACTATCTTCAATATAAGTACGAGTTAGATGGAGGCAGATTGATACTGACGGATGGTGACTTTGGTACTTCGGGGAGTAGTTATCAACCAGAAATCGACAATTCTTTATTAGTTGAAGCTGTTGGTAGTTCGGGTATTGGTCCTCAGTCTTTTATTGCTTATTCCAAAGAGGGGTTAATATATGAATATGGAGCAACATCAGACAGTCGATTAATGCTTGATGGAAGCAGTATTATGGTTTGGAAATTGAGTAAAATAACTGATAGGCAAGGGAATTACATTTCGTTCGAATATTTTACAACGGAGCAAGAACTACCCATAAAAAAAATAGAGTATGGTGGTAATACCAATGCTGGATCAGATTGCTCATTTAAAATCTACTTCAGTTATAAAAGTAGGGGAAAGACATATCGTTTTATACGGGCAAATACTCCAATTGACAGAACTGTCCTTCTGGATCAAATTGAAGTTCTCAGAAATGGAGTTCGTTATAGGCGCTACACCTGTTCTTATACTAATACTGCCAATATGCCGATTCTGGAAAGAGTTGATAAATACAGTTCTTCCAATGTTCAACTTAATCCTATTGTTTTTAGTTATTCGGCGGGCAGTTCGCAGATGGAAATCTCAAGTATTTATTCCAACTCAACAAAGAAGCGAATCTTTCAGGGAGACATTAATGGTGACGGAAGAACCGATATTGTAACCCTACCTACCCTTGATGACACGTCTTTAAATCCTGTATTAACTGTTTATTTGGGGACAGCGAGCGGCACACTCCAGTATGGTTGGCAGATGAATATATATGACAACTTTACAGAATGCTATATTACCGATTTAAACGCTGATGGCAAATCTGATTTACTATTAATTAGATATGAGGTGGATGAGTACGTTGTCTATCCCTACTTATCTAGCGGAACCAGTTTTGCAATGCCTTCCGGTACATCGTATTGGAGTATCGAAGGAAACTATGACCAACATAAAGTTGTAGACTTCAACGGCGATGGGATCAAGGAGATTCTATATTATACCAGCGCGGCAGGCTCGTACTTTCTGTACAGTTATCTGGGAGAACAAGTAGTTCCTCCCAGCATTAAGTCTGCGACTGGTATAGCTGTAGAGGGAGATGCTAATGAGTTCGACTATTACAATATAGACTTTGACGGAGATGGTTGTACCGACATACTTGTTGTTAGCGACACCGGCTATTCTATATATCAATTCAAAGGAGAGGATGGAAAACCCATTTTAACAGATTCTGGTAATGACATAACAAACGAAGACAATATATGTGTCGGGGATTTTAACGGGGACGGACTGACAGATTTGATTCTTTCAAGCAGAGATTCAAGTCCTGGCTGGACCTACATATACTATACAAAAAATGGGCTTAAGGGAAAGTTAGTTTCTGGGCTACCCTCAAGTATTAATATGACTCGAACCGTTACCCGCTGTGAGTCATGTGACATCAATGGAGATGGAAAGACAGACCTGATTTTCTGGAATAACAGCAAAAAGATATTTGTGGGACTAAACCTTGGGAATGGTTATGAATATTCATGGACCGAATATACATCGCCGGTCTCTTTCGACATGGCTGAGGTCAGCCAGTCTGTTCCCTTATATTATGCCGTTGGGGACTATGACGGTAACGGACGTGATGATTTTCTTTATTCAAAACCGGGGAGTGAACAATGTTTCTCTTTTGAAAGTGTAATTCCTGAGAATTTTCTGACAACGATCATTGATGGGACAGGAATCGAGTCGCGGATAACCTATAAGCCAATGACTGATCAAAGCGTATATAGTTCGTCATGGAGTTCTTCAACCACTTATCCTATATATGATTATCGTTCAGGGATTCCACTAGTCAGGCAGGTTGAGATTTCGAATGGAGTTGGGGGAACCAATGTCAAATATTACAGGTATTTTGCCGCTAAAATGCATTCTCAGGGAAAAGGCTTTCTCGGTTTTTCCGCCACTACAATTACGGATTCGGCGACTGGTATGAGAACGGAGAACTACTTCCAATTCGATTCCAATTTTTTCCTTCCGACGATTGATAAATGCTATCTATATTATGGTGAGGATGATGACCCGATCAACTACACTACCTATGTTTGGGATGTTGTAGATTTAGGAAATAATAGATGTTTTCCGTACATTTCTTCTTCTGTCTTCGTGGATAATCTAACCGGACTTTCGACCTCGGAATCGTGTTTGTATGAAAAGCCCAATAGTACGTCGAAGTACCTCGTATTAACTGAAAATACGAAGGGGTACGGGTCTGGAAATTATGTTGAAACAGAATACTCCTATGACAATGACCTTGAATCAAATTGGTTGATTGGTCGTCCTACAAATATCACAACAACGTCAGTCCGGGGAGCAGACACCCAAATAACAACTCTTGCCAGGTCTTACTTTTCAACAAATAATCTTCCTGATGTCGATTCATACAATTCCGGGGATGAATCTGCTTGGGAGCTGGATCGCGATTATGATGTTTTCGGTAATATTACTAAAGAGAAAATATCAACAGCGAATTTAACAACAAAGACGACTGAATATATTTTTGATGCCCAAAACGGAATTGAACTTGATTCTATCGTAGATCCTTTGGGGAGAAAGACATCTTTTACCTACTTCCCAGCCACCGGCTTGGTGAAATTGGAAATGGACCCATATGGAAACTCGAAATCATACTGTTACAATAATGCAGACAAGCTAAGTTTCGTCGAGCCATCGAACGGTATTGTCACAAATTATTCTTACAGTCTCGATGTTTCAGACGGACCGACCTACGCAAGTTATTACATTGAACAGAATGGCAACGACGGCTCGTATGGCAAGACCTGGTACGACCTGCTTGGACGGGAAATACGAAAAGAAACAAAGAATTTTGCTGGCTATCTTGTTAAAGCAGATAGATCGTATAATAGCAAAGGACTCGTGACCAGCATATCCGAACCATCCACCGGGACACCTTCAAAATGGACCAGCATTCAGTATGATAAGTATGGAAGAATCCAAACGAAAACTCCATATTTTGGGGCAGCCTCATCATATAGCTATGTTGGGGCAACAACCAAAGAAACTGTAAATGGACGGCTCTATACGACTTTGAGTGATGCTGCAGGATTGGTGACTAAGCGTACAGACCCGGCCGGGAGTGTGGCATATTCGTATTTTGGTAATGGAACACTTGAATCGACGAAGGTATTGAATACGGTGGTGACGAGTTTTTCCTATGATAAAAATGGTAACCGGAAAACCATAGACGACCCAAGTGCCGGTTTGCTTCAAAACACATGGTATGGTACCGGTCAGTTACATACCACTACAAACGCGGACGGAGAAGTAACAACTAACGTTTATTTAGCCAATGGTTTACTCGACTATTACATAGATTCAGGCGGTCGCAAAGTTGACTATAGCTACAATTCTGATCAACTTGTAAGTAATATTACCATAACAGAAACTGGACGGCCAACGGTGTCCCAATCATATACATACGAAACTGGCAGGGTAAAAACCATTACTGAGTCAATAGAGAGCGTTACCAATATAATTACGTATGATTATGATGACAAAGGCCGTCTTTGGAAGAAATATTATAATGGTACTACTGACTACGAACAATATTTTTATAATACATATGGCTATCTCTATTTAATCCAATTTAATGGATCAACGGTGTGGCGTTTGACCTCAATGGACGTTTACGGCCGAGAATTAGCGGCTACCATTGGCTCAACAAGTGCTACTTGGGGGTATGATGCCAACAATATGTTGTCGCAAATTAAAGCAACAGGCGTGCAACAGTACGATTATAACTTTGATGCAAGTACCGGAAATCTGAATTCCAGAGCTAATACAGTGAACAGCTTGTCTGAGACTTTTGGATACGATTCCAGCGGGCTTGATAGGTTAACAACAGTAACTGGTTCAATCGCACAAACTATTGGCTATAACACAAATGGTAATATTCTGAATAAGAGCGATGCCGGTACTACTTATGCCTACGATGAAACTCCTTACGCAGTGTCATCGATAGAGAACTACCAGAACATCTCAACTACCGATCAGGTAATCGACTATTATTCCTTCGAGAAAGTTAAGAAAATAACCGAAGGCAACCTAACGGCTGATTTTGAATATAATGCAAATAACCAACGGATCAGGATGGTCCTGAAAAACAACGGAACCGAAACCAAAACCCGCTGGTACTTCGCCGGCAACGTAGAACGGGAGAAAATAGGAAGCACTACTTATGACTACATTTGGATTGGTGGCGATGCGTATACGGCGGTTGCTGTAGCCAAACGAACAGGTACAGGAGCTTGGACGGTGTACAATATTTTCCGAGATCACCTCGGTACGATTACCCATCTGAAAACAGGTAGTACGATTACCGAGTATAGCTTTGATGCCTGGGGACGCCGACGCGATAAGGACGATTGGACTTACACGCTGACCAGCGAACCTACCTTGTTTGCCGATCGTGGCTTTACTGCCCACGAGTACCTGGAGGATTTTAAGCTTTACAACATGAACGGGCGTATGTACGACCCGGTTGTTGGCCGCTTTTTGAACCCTGATCCCGCTGTGCAGGCACCCGGTTTCACCCAAAGCTTTAACCGGTATAGCTATTGTTTGAACAACCCGTTGAAGTTTACTGATCCGAGTGGCAATAAATGGAAATGGAAATGGCTTAACCCGATGCATTGGTTTAGTGAAGGGATGCAGTGGGTAAATGATAACACCGAAGGGGTTCGGAATAAAATGTCTGATATCGGAATTCCCGATTTTAGTGTGGGAACATCGATTAATATGGCCGGAAATGTTAATTTTAACGGCAGTTATCGAGGACAGGAGGTGTTTAATTCTGAAAACGTAGACCGAAGTAATGCTGTACAAGTTGTAAATCAAGCAATAAATCAGACGAGACAGACTTATGGGCAGGAATGGTGGGAGGCTTCAAATGGTGGTATTACATCTTCAAGTGTTGTTTTGCCTACGATTAGTTCAGCCGCGTCTGTAAATATTAATAGTATTAATCTCAACCGAGGAAGATATATATTTAGCAATACCGTTTATGCCCCATCAACTTACATAGTTAGAACCCCGTTGTTTAATATGGAAGTTTCTGCGAAATTAATGAATAGGACGGGCAAGGTATTAAAATGGGGAAATAGGATCATGTCTGCATATACTGCGTTTAATACCGTTTCGGACCCTCAATTATCAAACTTTGAAAAGACAACCGAGATTACCTCACAAGGTTTATCTACTTTCTTGCCAGGATATTATGGGGTGGCATGGAATGTTGGTTGGGAAGGTGGTAGAAGTATTGTTAATACTTCAGCATATCAATATTGGAAAAGAGATTTTTTGTATAATATTGGGATTATTTACACAATTCCACTTGAGTTTAGGAGATCGGCGATTGAAATCGAATAA